The window ATAATTATATTAAAAAAAGTTATATACTTGGAGAATTATGTATTGTTGAATATAAAAAGCTTTTCTTCGAACTAGACAAACGTTTTCCAGAATTATCTGCCTAATTA of the Bacillus sp. 1NLA3E genome contains:
- the yppF gene encoding YppF family protein; translation: MLLEDLIQRFMSEKKQNPLHVTELHNYIKKSYILGELCIVEYKKLFFELDKRFPELSA